The following DNA comes from Epinephelus lanceolatus isolate andai-2023 chromosome 1, ASM4190304v1, whole genome shotgun sequence.
taactttaACATGCAGTGGTCTGTGAGCAGTGATGCACAGCAATTCCCAACACCTCATGATCAGTCTGCTGAGGTAggtatctctgtgtgtgtgtgtgtgtgtgtgtgtgtgcgcgctttTGTGTTCAACAGATATTACTTCAAACAGACTGGTACAAGTCCAGTCTTTGATTTGAAAACTGCAGTGTGGAAACAGTGgcacagtgttttctttttcttttgagaACCAAGTCAAGTTTGAGCAGGCCTGtatgtgttttctgtaaagTGTATGTGAAAGGGAAGTATAATAATAAAGCCACAAATCTCCAGGATACACTCTGTTATTCATAAATAATCACAGCCCTGGGTTTTGAAGCATTCATcgttgtgtttgtctgtttttttattttaataacacgCAGTGGTCTGTGAGCAGTGATGCACCGCAGTTTCCAACACCTCATGATCAGTCTGCTGAGGTAGGTAtttctgtgactgtgtgtgtgtgtgtgtgtgtgtgtgtgtgcttatgcagTGGCGCTGTTATTCATAAATAATCACAGCCTTGGGTTTTGAAGTATTCattgttgtgtttgtctgttttttcattttaactttaaCATGCAGTGGTCTGTGAGCAGTGATGCACAGCAGCTTCCAACACCTCATGATCAGTCTGCTGAGGTAGGTAtttctgtgactgtgtgtgtgtcttaataAGAGATACCTCAGTCTGGTTCGAGTCCAGCTTTTGATTTCAATACTGGAGTGTGGAAACAGTGACAGagtgattttatttataggcctttattttgaagcactgtTTCCTGCATTAAattgagtgactaacagacagctacttgacagagacaggtaacgtaactagctcaatgacatggccaaacccaagtgtgatgctgaatgtattaaactgtgtggaccttgaactgatgactgaggagaaatctggaccctgtgactGGACCAGTTAAGACCATTGATATATTTCATGAAAACATGTTAATAATACATGTGATaatattgtgtaaataatccagTGCCTTCTAAATAATTTGTTTCTTTATGCTCTTGCTTTGTCTGTCTCCAGTAGCACTATCTGGTTGCCTCTTTACTGTCCTTGAAGTGAAATTGCttatttatagttatagttataCACTCTCTCATATTTTGAGTGTAAttaatttgcctttttttttctaaagacaTTGCAACAATGTGGTTATCATAATCTCTTTTGGCCACAATAAACATGTAGTGAAAGTCTGATATAGTGGCAGCCCTACCTCCAATATCACATTCATATACAGTGTATGACCTTTAATGTTATAAAGCCCACAGAACCTGCAAAACAAAATTATAACTAAAGAGCTAACGCCACAGTCAAactaaatataatttttttaaaaactgcgGATGACAAAaaatttatatgtttttttctgttttgaaacTGTGCCAGTGGGGccattcacttcctgttttctaGTTTTACAactagttttagtttttaaaatttaagtCCAAACCAAAGCTTTTAAGTCAAATGACAGGCAGGATTTTGTTCTATTTTACCTTCTAATAAAGTGACAATAACTAACTGTGACCTTATTCTCTGATTCTGACGACTTTATCACAGAACAAAGAAGAAGTTCAAGTCACTCTCTCAGTCATGTGGTCAGAGGGGGGTCAACCACAGAAACCTAAAGTAGAACTGGAGAAAGTTCTTCAGACCTGGGCCAACAACATCGACAAATTCAATGGAGACTGCAAAGTTTTGAAAGTCTCAGACGATCGCAGTGCTGTGATATCTTTTAAACCCCCTCCAGGTACAGTGTGATTGTAAGGACAATTCATTTGCATattctttttatatttcttttggagtcattttttgtttgtcttctttCACAGCCCTGACTGAGCTTCAGAAACTGACCGGGCAATCGCTGTCCAGGAAAGATGGGAAAACAGTCACAATAACGTCTGTTACTTTGACACCACCAGAGCTGAAGATACAGACGCCTGCTTCAATGAACCTTTCTCCTTCACCCATGTCAGATGTATGTGCTGTGTAGTAAAACAATAGCAACAaattacactgaaaataaatgctTTTTTACTTAATgaatacactttattttattcagcaGCCAGTGCAACCAGGGGAGCAGGGCGGTGCAGTCTCTACAGTAGGAGAGGAGAAATGTACCGTCGCAGTGGGCCATTTCTGGTACGTGAACCACATCTTCAAGGAGGAGATTCAACGTATAGAGAAAAAGCAAGGAGTTAAAATCATAGCAGAAGTAAATGTGACTTTTCAAGCAGACAGGAAAGATGGAAGTCCACAAGAAGCTTTATCTGAGTTCACAACCCTTGTCCAGAAGTGCTTAGGTGATTCAGAGGGCTCAACTATTCCTCTCAAGAACGTGGATCAAGAAGAGTGGAAAGATGCACTGAAAATCgcacaaacaaaagaaaggaaGGTTTTGCTTACTCTGTCCTCTGAAGAAATGGTCGTATGTGGGCCAATACAAAGTCAAAATGTCATCAGAAAGTCATTAACAACAAGTGCCAGCACCTATTTGGGAGAGTCTACATGGGCGTCTCAAGACACATTACGGAACATTGGCATGAGCATCAATGACCCTCTCGTCAATGCCGGACTCACCATGGAGGAAAACCACTGGAAGCTGATGACTACTTCCTACAGTGAGCAAGTAGATAAGATCAAAACTAAGTTTGGAGTGGACTTTAAAGAATCAAGTGATGGTCAAGGCAAAGTGGAAGTCAAAGCTTGCCACAAAAGATCTGGAGGAAATGCGTCAATGGAGAGCCATGCTGTCAGAGCTCTTCTTCATCTGTACCAGAAGACTGCAACATCACCCTACAGCTTCACCCAACCTCTTCGTGCTGCCGGGTTCACCAGCTCGCCGTCAGAGGGAGCCTCCGGCGGACCCTTGTTTAATGGACAATCAGAACACAAGACGGAAGCACccacaggaggaggagcaacAGCAGGAGATGGTGAAGAAGAAAAGTGTCCTATATGCATGGATACATTCACCAAAAAGACACGACTCAAGTGTAAACATGAGTTTTGTGAAGAATGTCTGGCACAGTCAAAGGAAAGCATGGGACCCATCTGTCCTGTTTGTAGAGAAGTCTTTGGTGTGATGGAGGGAGACCAGCCAGATGGAGATATGACATGGCATACAAATTCCTCTCACCTCCCTGGATTCCCAGACTGTGGCACTATTAACATCAGCTATAATATCCCAGGTGGATACCAGACGGTAAATGTCTTCATTTACATATTTGGAgactttctgtcatttttgtAACTTGTAAGTTAATTTCTGACTTGGTGGTCATGTTTTACTCTTGTTTTGCAGAAAAAGCATCCAAGTCCTGGAAAGTGCTATTCTGGTATTTACAGAACAGCATATCTACCAGACAACAaagagggcagagaggtgttGTGCCTGTTGAGGAAGGCGTTTGACCAGAagctcattttcactgttgGGACATCCAGAACAACGGGGGCGGATAACCAGGTGACCTGGAACGACATTCACCACAAGACCAACATTTCAGGAGGCCCAGAGCGGTACAGTAGCTAAATCTCTAGCTAAAGCTaaagttttatatatatattttttttcttttctgtcaaGTCCACTATATATCAACCTTTGTACCTGCTCTTTGCAGTTTTGGGTATCCTGACCCTGACTACCTGAGCAGAGtcaaggaggagctgaaggctAAAGGCATCGAGTGAAGACTGTGATACAAAGTGGCTGAGGAGAGTTGTTTTCACACAAAAACTAAGATAATTATATAAAACAATACTGCAATGCAATGGAATGAATGTACACCGTCTCTCTTGTTATCTTGTAATTTTTCACATTATCAGTAAGGGTTGCTTTGAGGTGCACAGGACAGAATTTAAAGCCTAAGAGTTAATGGTTTAGCAGCATGTATTATCCTCACATTTTAAGCAGAAATATGATGAAGGATTGGGTATCTAATATTTCCTCATTTTGTTGTTTCATGAAGCTGCTCAGCTTATAACAGTATAATAAGAATGaaatatacaaatacaaattgaaCTTCATGTCTACAGTACACATGATCTGATTTACTGTTtgccaaataaatgaataaatcaacTCACGCTGACTCAGTATTCTTCAGTTTATCAGAACAATATCACAATGGCttgttttctttgcattttttaaatctttgtaATAACAATATTTGTGATGTAGTTGGTAAAGTATAAAAATTATACATTATTCAAAAGAAAGTCTGAGCCTCCATGCATCATGTACAATAAAAGctatgagtcatttttcatttaaagaaaaaaaaggactaAGGGACTGTTGGTTACTTATGAGGGGCGATGGGTGGTAAGAAAAgagggaggcatgtcaaatcattttttaagcgggggggggggggggggggggggttatttatttttttttggtttagGGGATTGGCATACAAATTCAAATGgtgttattttgtatttattttgccggagatttttaaagaaaatacgTGTTTGGcaggtgtgttttctttaaaaatcaccaaaattacaccatttatcatagtcAGAAGCTGTATGAACAGAAATTGTcttaagattttaaaatttttgaTGGTCCTTGCACACATCGTGTGGCATATGCTTCCGTCGGGGATagaaaaaaagtgatgaaatgAGCTTTAAattgtgatatttcatcaaaatcacctTATTCCGTGTCTTGTttaaaatttggttaaaaataaacAGCACAAACTAACGAGCATGCTCGACAAGAGTAAAAACCCAAGGCTTTtatcaactccaggatttcgtCTTCAACATTTAACTTTCAAAGGAAAAAGAAggtaaaatatttgtagctaCAGGAAGAGTCAGTGTAGCGAAGGAGTCGCTGAGGGACTGAGGTTGGCCCTGACTGTCTGATGCGCTTAATGAAAGAATCCACTGAGATTTCTAAAATAAgtttaactttttattaatGAAAAAAGATGATGAACTCATGATAAAGTGCACAAACTTGTTGATCAAAGAAAAATAgcggtctctctctctcccccacaATAAGAAGTGAACAGGTGAATATATTAACTTGATATCCCCTGTGACCCGCTATCCCCCTACTCAATATGACCACATAATAAATGATATCATagccaaaacaaacaagaccAAACAATAACAATCAGCATCCCTTCCACTTATTACTAATAGAAACAAACACCTTTTAATTAATTCCTACAgtcaaaaaataagttaaaaaaaaattgaagtcCCACCCAGGcatcctctgataagtaaagaacagtccctactCAAAATACaattctgaaaaaaacaacccaGAAGGTAGTTCCGATAACAATTTGTGTTATTTGAAGATATGGCGGACATGTCTGACTGAAGTGGTGGGCTATGTTGAGACAGAGCAGTAAGACATGTCAGAGACAAACTCTTGTACCACAGGACAAACAACAGCATAGTACAGTACTGGGGACAGACTGGGCGGGCTCGAGGATATGATGTGTCTCATTTACATGATAAGTTTCAATTTCAAGGAAAAAATACGGAAATACGTTTGAGTCCAGACAGAGGTAAGTGGCAGGCTTAAGTCTCAGATTTAACTTTATATATCCCGTATGTATGCGCAAACGTAAAGCGTGCGATATAACCAGGTTGTGTCGCATTAGAAAAGTTTACCCTTGAATAACCTGCCGCAACAGAAAGTAGAGCATTTCTTTCTGACGACCaatatttcacatcatgtcTGTGTGCAGTCAAACTATGTTTTTAAATCGTTAGCTCAGTCAGTCCTCTGCAGTCAGGTTTATTGTGGCTGTTTGTTGTGTCTTACAGAGGAAAGTGAAAACGTCAGGCAGTGTCGAGGTCAAAGAAGAGAGACCGTGGAAATAGTGAGTAGTCCATAGATTGAGACATTATGAAAGAACTGGCAACAGTAGCCTTCATGTGGGGTGGAGTCAGGTAAAATGGGATAAATAAGGTTTTACATCTTTGGCTCTTtgaatatcctcctgagaccccaacttttgtttgatatacatttttaatttctcataagtatttgagatcagtaggacccaataagtattaaaaaaatgaaaactgtcaatgataataaagtcccaatgtcctcaaacaagacaattattaagtcccaatgtcctcaaataagatgattattaaagggatagtacacccaaaaatgaaaattcagccattatctactcacacatatgctgagggaggctcaggtgaagttttagagtcctcacaacacatgcggagatcccaggggagggggggtagcaacacaactccacctaatggaggctgacggcgccccagattcaaacgtccaaaaacacataattgaaaccacaaaatatctccatactgctcgtccatagtgatccaagtgtcctgaagccctgacataaaaagttgtttggaaaaacgtcatttgaactctgtttttagcctgtagctctaactgcctctctgtgcactgccCTCGGCTGTGCGCGCTGTGCAAGACCGTGAGACGTgagcaccgccttcatgtgtgttcatgtgcttgcTGGTCTCgcgcgcaagcgcgcacacgtgagcgcagtgcacagagaggcagttagagctacaggctacaatgaggctaaaaacagttcaaatgacgtttttccaaacaactttttatgtcagggcttcaggacactt
Coding sequences within:
- the LOC117256717 gene encoding uncharacterized protein LOC117256717, which encodes MEPMEWSASSDTQQFPTPHDQSAEWSVSSDAPQFPTPHDQSAEWSVSSDAQQFPTPHDQSAEWSVSSDAPQFPTPHDQSAEWSVSSDAQQLPTPHDQSAENKEEVQVTLSVMWSEGGQPQKPKVELEKVLQTWANNIDKFNGDCKVLKVSDDRSAVISFKPPPALTELQKLTGQSLSRKDGKTVTITSVTLTPPELKIQTPASMNLSPSPMSDQPVQPGEQGGAVSTVGEEKCTVAVGHFWYVNHIFKEEIQRIEKKQGVKIIAEVNVTFQADRKDGSPQEALSEFTTLVQKCLGDSEGSTIPLKNVDQEEWKDALKIAQTKERKVLLTLSSEEMVVCGPIQSQNVIRKSLTTSASTYLGESTWASQDTLRNIGMSINDPLVNAGLTMEENHWKLMTTSYSEQVDKIKTKFGVDFKESSDGQGKVEVKACHKRSGGNASMESHAVRALLHLYQKTATSPYSFTQPLRAAGFTSSPSEGASGGPLFNGQSEHKTEAPTGGGATAGDGEEEKCPICMDTFTKKTRLKCKHEFCEECLAQSKESMGPICPVCREVFGVMEGDQPDGDMTWHTNSSHLPGFPDCGTINISYNIPGGYQTKKHPSPGKCYSGIYRTAYLPDNKEGREVLCLLRKAFDQKLIFTVGTSRTTGADNQVTWNDIHHKTNISGGPERFGYPDPDYLSRVKEELKAKGIETNNSIVQYWGQTGRARGYDVSHLHDKFQFQGKNTEIRLSPDREESENVRQCRGQRRETVEIAQMMSSQDKNEVLAVLHVNWSGFDRPLKMELQLVLQRWFIRNHVGAACLVLSASTDGRVVVKITPTRALYELQKLKGQTLTINDDTTVTIISVSLTKAELEIQRPDDASIELPPSFCSEPQVDGQLGKQRRDVFSCTCDIPMHHFWYVNQAYKEEIKRIEKESGVKIMAEVKLTFEANQKDASPNHAFSEFINLVQKCSGESRGFTLPLKEMNPEEWKATLNVIQRPENKLVLALSSKEMTVCGPRKSQDVIRKSLNARTSISTSVGVSTWASQVTVSTWASQDTVFTRPSQVTVSTQASQHKESTRASQVTLSTRASQHKESTRPSQITVSTRASQDTLRNIGMSINDPLVNAGLTMEENHWKLMTTSYSEQVDKIKTKFGVDFKESSDSQGKVEVKACHKRSGGNASVESHAVRALLHLYQKTATSPYSFTQPLRAAGFTSSPSEGASGGPLFNGQSEHKTETPTGGGATAGDGEEEKCPICMDTFTKKTRLKCKHEFCEECLAQSKESMGPICPVCREVFGVMEGDQPDGDMTWHTNSSHLPGFPDCGTINISYNIPGGYQTKKHPNPGKHYSGIHRTAYLPDNKEGREVLRLLKKAFDQKLIFTVGTSRTTGADNQVTWNDIHHKTNISGGPERFGYPDPDYLSRVREELKAKGIE